In one Rhodococcus sp. B50 genomic region, the following are encoded:
- a CDS encoding flavin-containing monooxygenase, whose protein sequence is MSLALLPDHVHTLVVGAGFGGIGMTATLLRENPDADVLVLERGDDVGGTWRVNTYPGAACDVPSALYSFSFAPEPDWSRAHGTQEEIYAYLRRVAREQGVTDRTMFGCELREAQWDAERAVWRIFTSRGDLTAEVLIAATGALSTPTYPKVPGLELFRGKKFHSAEWDHDHDLTGERVAVIGTGASAIQFVPAIVDRVEHLTLFQRTASWVMPKHDHVIARSVRTLYRRLPVTQKIMRGAIYGQKEIYVVGMTKSFARKYFLPLFEIRARQVLRKSVRDPELRKRLTPNFAITCKRILLSNDWFPAITRPNVDVVSSGLAAVTENGVVDDKGTEHPVDTIIFGTGFTPTEPPVAHHIRGGDGRTLAETWDGSPSAYLGITVPGFPNLFLMYGPNTNLGHSSIVYMLESQANYISDALRTMERRGIAAVEVRDDAVRRYTADLDPALNNTVWNQGGCSSWYIDEKGRNSVMWPTFTWQYRTRTKQFDPESYTEHRATAGASA, encoded by the coding sequence ATGAGTCTCGCACTGCTTCCCGATCACGTGCACACGCTCGTCGTCGGCGCGGGCTTCGGCGGCATCGGCATGACCGCAACGCTGTTGCGCGAGAACCCCGATGCCGACGTCCTCGTCCTCGAGCGCGGTGACGACGTCGGCGGAACCTGGCGTGTGAACACCTACCCCGGTGCCGCATGCGATGTTCCGAGCGCGCTGTACTCGTTCTCCTTCGCGCCCGAGCCCGACTGGTCGCGAGCGCACGGCACCCAGGAGGAGATCTACGCGTACCTCCGCCGCGTCGCCCGTGAGCAGGGCGTGACCGACCGGACGATGTTCGGATGCGAACTGCGCGAAGCGCAGTGGGATGCCGAGCGTGCCGTGTGGCGAATCTTCACCTCCCGCGGCGATCTGACCGCCGAGGTGCTCATCGCCGCGACCGGTGCCCTCTCCACTCCCACCTACCCGAAGGTCCCCGGACTGGAGCTGTTCCGCGGCAAGAAGTTCCACTCGGCCGAGTGGGATCACGACCACGACCTCACCGGCGAGCGCGTTGCCGTCATCGGCACCGGTGCATCGGCCATCCAGTTCGTGCCGGCGATCGTCGATCGCGTCGAACACCTCACGCTGTTCCAGCGCACGGCCTCGTGGGTTATGCCCAAGCACGACCATGTCATCGCGCGGTCGGTCCGCACGCTCTACCGGCGTCTCCCTGTCACCCAGAAGATCATGCGCGGAGCGATCTACGGGCAGAAGGAGATCTACGTCGTCGGCATGACGAAGTCCTTCGCCCGCAAGTACTTCCTGCCCTTGTTCGAGATTCGGGCCCGTCAGGTACTGCGCAAGAGCGTGCGCGATCCCGAACTTCGCAAGCGTCTGACACCGAACTTCGCGATCACGTGCAAGCGGATCCTCCTGTCCAACGACTGGTTCCCCGCCATCACCCGGCCGAATGTGGACGTGGTGTCCTCCGGTCTGGCAGCGGTCACCGAGAACGGTGTCGTCGACGACAAGGGCACCGAGCATCCCGTCGATACGATCATCTTCGGCACCGGCTTCACGCCGACGGAACCGCCTGTCGCGCATCACATCCGGGGTGGTGACGGTCGCACTCTCGCTGAGACGTGGGACGGCAGCCCGTCGGCCTATCTCGGGATCACCGTGCCCGGCTTCCCGAACCTGTTTCTCATGTACGGACCCAACACCAACCTCGGCCACAGCTCGATCGTGTACATGCTCGAATCGCAGGCCAACTACATCTCCGACGCGCTGCGCACGATGGAGCGCCGGGGAATTGCAGCCGTAGAGGTGCGCGACGACGCGGTGCGCCGCTACACCGCCGACCTCGATCCGGCGTTGAACAATACGGTCTGGAACCAGGGCGGCTGCAGCAGCTGGTACATCGACGAGAAGGGCCGCAACTCCGTGATGTGGCCGACCTTCACGTGGCAGTACCGGACGCGGACCAAGCAGTTCGATCCCGAGAGCTACACAGAGCACCGAGCGACGGCAGGAGCGAGCGCATGA
- a CDS encoding TetR/AcrR family transcriptional regulator encodes MIQDTVPNGSRTQAQRTAATRGKLLDAAVDSLVEHGYSGTSTQGIAKRAGVSRGAQLHHFPTKESLVVAAVEHLVDKRLREILETRPDPEHGFEALMDAFSGPLFAAALELWVAARTDPSLHEAMIPLERKVSDALRTGCLEIMGDRVSPDHIDLSIEIARGFAVSALMRTPESDREFRERLLPVWKALVMK; translated from the coding sequence GTGATCCAGGACACTGTGCCGAACGGTAGTCGTACCCAGGCGCAACGCACAGCCGCGACGCGAGGCAAGCTGCTCGACGCCGCGGTCGACTCGCTCGTCGAGCACGGTTACTCGGGCACCAGTACCCAGGGCATCGCCAAGCGTGCCGGAGTCTCGCGAGGTGCCCAGCTCCACCACTTCCCGACGAAGGAGAGCCTCGTCGTCGCGGCGGTCGAGCACCTCGTCGACAAGCGGCTGCGGGAGATCCTCGAGACGCGGCCCGACCCGGAACACGGCTTCGAGGCCCTCATGGACGCCTTCTCCGGGCCGCTCTTCGCCGCAGCGCTCGAACTGTGGGTCGCTGCGCGGACTGATCCGTCCCTGCACGAGGCCATGATCCCGCTCGAGCGCAAGGTCTCCGACGCGCTCCGCACCGGGTGCCTCGAGATCATGGGCGACCGGGTGTCGCCCGACCACATCGACCTCAGCATCGAAATCGCCCGGGGCTTCGCCGTCTCGGCCCTGATGCGTACCCCCGAATCCGATCGAGAATTCCGGGAGCGCCTGCTCCCGGTCTGGAAGGCGCTGGTGATGAAATGA
- a CDS encoding aspartate-semialdehyde dehydrogenase, whose product MTSIAVVGATGQVGIVMRTLLEERNFPAETVRFFASARSAGKKLPFRGEEIVVEDVAATSDEDLKGIDIALFSAGGTLSKEQAPRFAAAGAIVVDNSSAWRKDPEVPLVVSEVNPEQVKNPPKGIIANPNCTTMAAMPVLKALHDEAGLQRLIVSSYQAVSGSGLAGVEELVGQVRAVADEADKLVHAGDAVDFPAPNKYVAPIAFNVVPLAGSIVDDGSGETDEDQKLRNESRKILGLPDLLVSGTCVRVPVVTGHSLSINAEFERPLSVERAQELLANAPGVRLVDVPTPLAAAGDDVSLVGRIRQDPGVPEGRGLALFVSGDNLRKGAALNTIQIAELLV is encoded by the coding sequence ATGACCAGCATTGCAGTCGTAGGCGCGACCGGCCAGGTCGGCATCGTCATGCGCACTCTGCTCGAGGAGCGCAACTTCCCGGCCGAGACGGTGCGGTTCTTCGCGTCGGCCCGGTCGGCAGGCAAGAAGCTGCCGTTCCGCGGCGAGGAGATCGTCGTCGAGGACGTCGCGGCGACCTCCGACGAGGATCTGAAGGGTATCGACATCGCGCTGTTCTCGGCCGGTGGCACCCTCTCCAAGGAGCAGGCTCCGCGCTTCGCGGCGGCCGGTGCGATCGTCGTCGACAACTCGTCGGCGTGGCGCAAGGATCCCGAGGTCCCGCTCGTGGTGAGCGAGGTCAACCCGGAGCAGGTGAAGAACCCGCCGAAGGGCATCATCGCCAACCCGAACTGCACCACCATGGCTGCGATGCCGGTGCTCAAGGCGCTGCACGACGAGGCAGGGCTCCAGCGCCTGATCGTGTCGAGCTACCAGGCGGTTTCCGGTAGCGGTCTCGCGGGCGTCGAAGAGCTCGTCGGCCAGGTGCGTGCCGTCGCCGACGAGGCCGACAAGCTCGTCCACGCGGGCGACGCGGTCGACTTCCCGGCCCCGAACAAGTACGTCGCCCCCATCGCGTTCAACGTGGTGCCGCTCGCGGGTTCGATCGTCGACGACGGATCGGGCGAGACCGACGAGGACCAGAAGCTGCGCAACGAGTCGCGCAAGATCCTCGGTCTGCCCGACCTTCTCGTGTCGGGCACGTGCGTACGTGTTCCCGTCGTGACCGGTCACTCGCTGTCGATCAACGCCGAGTTCGAGCGACCGCTGTCGGTCGAGCGCGCGCAGGAACTGCTCGCGAACGCGCCGGGCGTCCGACTCGTGGACGTGCCCACCCCGCTCGCGGCAGCGGGCGACGACGTCTCGCTCGTGGGTCGCATCCGCCAGGATCCGGGTGTTCCGGAGGGTCGCGGTCTCGCGCTCTTCGTCTCGGGCGACAACCTGCGCAAGGGTGCTGCTCTGAACACGATCCAGATCGCCGAGTTGCTCGTCTAG
- a CDS encoding aspartate kinase — MALVVQKYGGSSVATAERIRRVAERIVETKKAGNDVVVVVSAMGDTTDELLDLAQQVCPAPPAREMDMLLTSGERISNSLVAMAIHSLGAEARSFTGSQAGVITTGSHGKAKIIDVTPGRVRTALDEGSIVLVAGFQGVSQDSKDITTLGRGGSDTTAVALAAALNADVCEIYTDVDGVFTADPRIVKDAQRLEKVSFEEMLELAACGAKVLMLRCVEYARRYNVPVHVRSSYTTKPGTIVSGSMEDIPVEEALITGVAHDRSEAKITVVGIPDTPGYAAKVFRAVADAEINIDMVLQNISKVETGKTDITFTCPKSDGPRAVELLTKQQSDIGFTQVLFDDHIGKVSLVGAGMKSHPGVTAKFCEALAGSGINIDLISTSEIRISVLVDDNELDDAVRALHAAFELGGDEEAVVHAGTGR; from the coding sequence GTGGCACTCGTCGTCCAGAAGTACGGAGGATCCTCGGTCGCGACGGCCGAGCGGATCCGGCGCGTCGCTGAAAGGATCGTCGAGACCAAGAAGGCGGGCAACGACGTCGTGGTCGTCGTCTCGGCCATGGGAGACACGACCGACGAACTCCTCGATCTCGCGCAGCAGGTGTGCCCGGCCCCGCCGGCCCGCGAGATGGACATGCTCCTCACCTCCGGTGAGCGCATCTCCAACTCCCTCGTCGCGATGGCGATCCATTCGCTCGGCGCCGAGGCCCGGTCGTTCACCGGTTCGCAGGCGGGTGTGATCACCACGGGCAGCCACGGCAAGGCGAAGATCATCGACGTCACCCCCGGCCGCGTGCGCACCGCCCTCGACGAGGGCAGCATCGTGCTCGTCGCCGGCTTCCAGGGCGTGAGCCAGGACAGCAAGGACATCACAACTCTCGGTCGTGGCGGTTCGGACACGACCGCCGTCGCACTCGCCGCCGCGTTGAACGCGGACGTCTGCGAGATCTACACCGACGTCGACGGCGTGTTCACTGCGGACCCGCGCATCGTCAAGGACGCGCAGCGGCTCGAGAAGGTCTCGTTCGAGGAGATGCTCGAGCTCGCCGCATGCGGCGCGAAGGTTCTCATGCTGCGGTGCGTGGAGTACGCCCGCCGCTACAACGTGCCCGTGCACGTTCGTTCGTCGTACACCACCAAGCCCGGCACCATCGTGTCCGGATCGATGGAGGACATTCCTGTGGAAGAGGCCCTGATCACCGGCGTTGCGCACGATCGCAGCGAAGCCAAGATCACCGTCGTCGGCATCCCCGACACCCCCGGTTACGCCGCCAAGGTGTTCCGTGCCGTCGCCGACGCCGAGATCAACATCGACATGGTGCTGCAGAACATCTCGAAGGTGGAGACCGGCAAGACCGACATCACCTTCACCTGCCCGAAGAGCGACGGGCCGCGCGCGGTCGAACTGCTCACCAAGCAGCAGAGCGATATCGGATTCACCCAGGTCCTCTTCGACGACCACATCGGCAAGGTCTCCCTCGTCGGTGCCGGCATGAAGAGCCATCCCGGTGTCACGGCCAAGTTCTGCGAGGCTCTCGCCGGCTCCGGCATCAACATCGACCTGATCTCGACCTCGGAGATCCGCATCTCCGTGCTGGTCGACGACAACGAACTCGACGACGCCGTGCGCGCGCTGCACGCCGCATTCGAACTCGGCGGCGACGAAGAAGCTGTCGTGCACGCAGGAACGGGGCGGTAG
- a CDS encoding DUF4185 domain-containing protein, translated as MRSLRAAMAGACTPLLALGFMAVAAPVAHAEPCDSGLLGSGSGSGLLGSGSFGTGSSGPRTGSSGSGSGGAAPEGPQGPLPALGSGATRTVAWVTGPRSPNRTYDRFSVSGTDLGIMWDNGAEGDDRRILMAFGDTFGNCSLPDQQWRHNILMRTADDDLSDGIDVPDPVPGDPRAGSPVSPAAPALSRELVGSLGVDGVEITVIPTAGIAVDGVQYVNFMSVRSWGDHGEWWTNASMIASSRDNGETWQLDPATARINLPLDVPAVQQLSTGNENFQQHAYVRHEGYVYDFGTPQGRFGPAFVSRVPETALLDLVAYEYWSGDGWIPGDAAAAAPVVPPAVGEMSVQLLGDEFVMLYGNEERGTIEMRTSPRPEGPWSEPRVLVTHRQIGGLYAPFIHPWSTESDLYFTASRWSDYNVMLLHTTLS; from the coding sequence ATGAGATCGTTGCGCGCGGCGATGGCCGGAGCGTGCACCCCACTGCTGGCGCTCGGATTCATGGCGGTCGCCGCTCCCGTAGCGCACGCCGAACCGTGCGACTCCGGGCTCCTCGGTTCCGGTTCGGGCTCCGGTCTCCTCGGCTCCGGGTCCTTCGGAACGGGTTCGTCCGGCCCCCGGACCGGCAGCAGCGGATCCGGGAGCGGGGGAGCCGCACCCGAAGGACCGCAGGGACCGCTACCTGCCCTCGGATCGGGCGCGACCCGCACCGTGGCCTGGGTGACCGGCCCCCGCAGCCCCAACCGGACCTACGACCGGTTCTCCGTCTCGGGAACCGACCTCGGCATCATGTGGGACAACGGTGCGGAGGGTGACGACCGTCGGATCCTCATGGCCTTCGGCGACACCTTCGGCAACTGTTCGCTGCCGGATCAGCAGTGGCGGCACAACATTCTCATGCGTACCGCCGATGATGATCTCTCCGACGGAATCGACGTGCCCGATCCGGTGCCCGGCGACCCGCGTGCGGGTTCACCCGTCTCTCCCGCCGCACCCGCCCTCTCACGCGAACTCGTCGGCAGCCTCGGCGTCGACGGCGTCGAGATCACGGTGATCCCCACGGCGGGCATCGCCGTCGACGGTGTCCAGTACGTCAACTTCATGTCGGTGCGGTCCTGGGGTGACCACGGGGAGTGGTGGACCAACGCGTCGATGATCGCGAGCTCGCGCGACAACGGGGAGACCTGGCAGCTCGACCCGGCGACGGCGCGGATCAACTTGCCGCTCGACGTGCCCGCGGTGCAGCAGTTGTCGACCGGGAACGAGAATTTCCAGCAGCACGCATACGTCCGTCACGAGGGATACGTCTACGACTTCGGCACACCGCAGGGCAGGTTCGGGCCGGCTTTCGTCTCGCGCGTCCCCGAGACGGCTCTGCTCGATCTGGTCGCCTACGAGTACTGGAGCGGCGACGGCTGGATACCCGGCGACGCCGCCGCGGCGGCACCGGTCGTGCCGCCTGCCGTCGGGGAGATGTCGGTGCAACTCCTCGGCGACGAATTCGTCATGCTCTACGGCAACGAGGAACGCGGCACGATCGAGATGAGGACCTCCCCGAGACCCGAGGGGCCGTGGAGCGAGCCGCGCGTACTCGTCACCCACCGGCAGATCGGCGGGCTCTACGCCCCGTTCATCCATCCCTGGTCCACGGAATCGGACCTCTACTTCACCGCGTCCCGATGGAGCGACTACAACGTCATGCTGTTGCACACGACACTTTCCTGA
- the leuA gene encoding 2-isopropylmalate synthase, whose product MSPADAFTSGSRTITPPSKPAPADQPSWNKQKNSSMPTYRYRPFAEEVEPVSLPDRTWPDKIIDRAPAWCAVDLRDGNQALIDPMSPARKRRMFDLLVRMGYKEIEVGFPSASQTDFDFVREIIEDGAIPDDVTIQVLTQSRPELIKRTFEACAGAQNVIVHFYNSTSILQRRVVFRADQETVKKIATDAAELVLEEAKNHPDTNWRWEYSPESYTGTELSYAKEVCDAVVETLGATPENPVIINLPATVEMATPNVYADSIEWMHRNLAKRDSIILSLHPHNDRGTGVAAAELGYQAGADRIEGCLFGNGERTGNVCLVTLGMNMFSRGIDPQIDFSNIDEIRRTVEYCNQLPVHERHPYGGDLVYTAFSGSHQDAINKGMDAMKVDAEAAGVDVDDHTWAVPYLPIDPKDVGRTYEAVIRVNSQSGKGGIAYIMKQDHGLNLPRRLQIEFSQAVQKVTDGEGGEVSPKEMWDIFHEEYLAPITPLERVRQKVTAAETDDGEDTIIAVLKVDGVEKEISGTGNGPLAAFVDALESLGYQVAIRGYAEHAMSAGDDANAAAYVEADITRPDGTTTLVWGAGIAPSITTASLRAVVSAVNRSHR is encoded by the coding sequence ATGTCACCCGCCGACGCATTCACCTCCGGCTCGCGCACCATCACGCCGCCGAGCAAGCCGGCCCCGGCCGACCAGCCGTCGTGGAACAAGCAGAAGAACTCGTCGATGCCGACCTATCGGTACCGGCCGTTCGCCGAGGAGGTCGAGCCGGTCTCGCTGCCCGACCGCACCTGGCCCGACAAGATCATCGATCGCGCTCCCGCGTGGTGCGCCGTGGACCTGCGCGACGGCAACCAGGCCCTGATCGACCCGATGAGCCCCGCCCGCAAGCGACGCATGTTCGATCTGCTCGTGCGCATGGGTTACAAGGAGATCGAGGTCGGTTTCCCGTCCGCGAGCCAGACCGACTTCGACTTCGTCCGCGAGATCATCGAGGACGGCGCGATTCCCGACGACGTCACCATCCAGGTCCTGACGCAGTCCCGTCCCGAACTGATCAAGCGCACCTTCGAGGCCTGCGCCGGGGCGCAGAACGTGATCGTGCACTTCTACAACTCGACGTCGATCCTGCAGCGGCGCGTGGTGTTCCGGGCCGACCAGGAGACGGTGAAGAAGATCGCCACCGACGCCGCCGAACTGGTGCTCGAGGAAGCGAAGAACCACCCCGACACCAACTGGCGCTGGGAGTACTCCCCCGAGTCGTACACGGGAACCGAACTGTCGTACGCCAAGGAGGTCTGCGACGCGGTCGTCGAGACCCTCGGCGCGACCCCGGAGAACCCGGTCATCATCAACCTGCCTGCAACGGTCGAGATGGCCACGCCCAACGTCTACGCCGATTCGATCGAGTGGATGCACCGCAACCTGGCGAAGCGCGATTCGATCATCCTGTCGCTGCACCCGCACAACGACCGCGGCACAGGTGTCGCGGCGGCCGAGCTGGGTTACCAGGCCGGCGCCGACCGTATCGAGGGCTGCCTGTTCGGCAACGGTGAGCGCACCGGCAACGTGTGCCTGGTGACCCTGGGCATGAACATGTTCAGCCGCGGCATCGACCCGCAGATCGATTTCTCGAACATCGACGAGATCCGCCGCACCGTCGAGTACTGCAACCAGCTGCCCGTCCACGAGCGCCACCCCTACGGCGGCGACCTGGTCTACACCGCCTTCTCCGGCAGCCATCAGGACGCGATCAACAAGGGTATGGACGCGATGAAGGTCGACGCGGAGGCAGCCGGCGTCGACGTCGACGACCACACCTGGGCCGTGCCGTACCTGCCCATCGATCCGAAGGACGTCGGCCGCACCTACGAGGCCGTGATCCGCGTGAACTCGCAGTCCGGCAAGGGCGGCATCGCGTACATCATGAAGCAGGACCACGGCCTGAACCTGCCGCGACGCCTGCAGATCGAGTTCTCGCAGGCAGTGCAGAAGGTCACCGACGGCGAAGGCGGCGAGGTCAGCCCCAAGGAGATGTGGGACATCTTCCATGAGGAGTACCTGGCTCCGATCACGCCGCTCGAACGCGTCCGGCAGAAGGTCACCGCAGCCGAGACCGACGACGGTGAGGACACCATCATCGCTGTGCTCAAGGTCGACGGCGTGGAGAAGGAGATCTCCGGTACCGGCAACGGACCACTGGCGGCCTTCGTCGATGCCCTCGAGTCGCTGGGCTACCAGGTGGCCATCCGCGGTTACGCCGAGCACGCCATGTCCGCCGGCGACGACGCCAACGCCGCCGCATACGTCGAGGCCGACATCACGCGTCCCGACGGCACGACCACCCTGGTGTGGGGTGCCGGTATCGCCCCGTCGATCACCACGGCGTCGCTGCGCGCGGTGGTCTCCGCGGTGAACCGCTCGCACCGCTGA
- a CDS encoding SHOCT domain-containing protein produces MEFMDIIWYIVICFAFVAYLIMLWMIIGDLFRNREQSGWVKAIWIVFLFVFPWLTGLIYLVVHGTGMAERSAKEADRYKAAQDEYIRSVAGKSPAEHISDAKQLLAEGVIDQAEFDALKAKALA; encoded by the coding sequence ATGGAATTCATGGACATCATCTGGTACATCGTCATCTGCTTCGCATTCGTCGCGTACCTGATCATGCTGTGGATGATCATCGGGGATCTGTTCCGGAACCGGGAGCAGTCCGGCTGGGTCAAGGCGATCTGGATCGTCTTCCTGTTCGTCTTCCCGTGGCTGACGGGCCTGATCTATCTGGTCGTCCACGGTACGGGCATGGCCGAGCGGTCCGCGAAGGAGGCCGACCGGTACAAGGCCGCGCAGGACGAGTACATCCGCTCGGTCGCCGGCAAGTCCCCCGCCGAGCACATCTCCGACGCGAAGCAGCTGCTCGCCGAGGGTGTCATCGACCAGGCCGAATTCGATGCGCTGAAGGCCAAGGCGCTCGCCTGA
- a CDS encoding LysR family transcriptional regulator has protein sequence MDVVRLRIFRELADRETVAATAAALSMTPSAVSQQLKVLAREAGVPLLEPEGRRLRFTDAGRALVVRADEVLDALDRAVEEMAAYGQSPRGRVRVATFPSGAALLLPAALDSAEEAGVVLDVRDEDVPSSAVPALLADYDVVLTHRDERSAPLSGPRVHVETLMREPIDLVLPPGHRLASQERVRVDELAGESWISVRGGFPVDDVLLSVAAVTGMQPRVAHRINDFRVIEELVTAGRGVALLPRYSVLHPALVRVPLAGVRAARIYELVTRPGAARRPAVGAVLDSFRAAAARKLST, from the coding sequence ATGGATGTCGTGCGTCTGCGCATATTCCGGGAACTTGCCGACCGCGAGACTGTCGCCGCCACCGCAGCGGCCCTGTCGATGACGCCCTCGGCGGTATCTCAGCAGCTCAAGGTGCTGGCCCGGGAAGCCGGCGTCCCCTTGCTCGAACCCGAGGGGCGACGTCTGCGCTTCACCGATGCGGGTCGTGCCTTGGTGGTGCGCGCGGACGAGGTGCTCGATGCCCTCGATCGGGCGGTCGAGGAGATGGCGGCCTACGGGCAATCCCCGCGGGGGCGGGTGCGGGTCGCCACCTTCCCGTCCGGTGCGGCACTCCTGCTGCCTGCGGCCCTGGATTCGGCGGAGGAGGCCGGTGTCGTGCTGGACGTCCGGGACGAAGATGTGCCGTCCTCGGCGGTGCCCGCCCTGCTGGCCGATTACGACGTGGTGCTCACTCACCGCGACGAGCGATCGGCGCCGCTGTCGGGACCCCGCGTCCATGTCGAGACGTTGATGCGTGAACCGATCGATCTCGTCCTTCCGCCCGGGCACCGCCTCGCGTCGCAGGAACGCGTGCGGGTCGACGAACTCGCGGGGGAGAGCTGGATCAGTGTGCGGGGCGGGTTCCCCGTCGACGACGTGCTGCTCTCCGTCGCTGCGGTGACAGGCATGCAGCCACGAGTTGCGCACCGTATCAACGACTTCCGTGTCATCGAAGAGCTCGTGACCGCCGGTCGCGGGGTGGCGCTGCTGCCGCGGTACTCGGTGTTGCACCCGGCGCTGGTGCGGGTGCCGCTGGCCGGAGTGCGCGCGGCGCGGATCTACGAACTCGTCACCCGTCCGGGCGCGGCGCGGCGACCGGCCGTGGGTGCGGTGCTCGACAGCTTCCGGGCTGCGGCGGCACGGAAGCTGTCGACGTGA
- a CDS encoding EamA family transporter, translated as MAFRDRMLALTVVVLWGCNFLAIRVGLDHFPPFFFAGLRFAVIAVPVLMFVPRPAVPLRWLLLYGLGFGFAQFAFLFWAMDAGLPTGLASLVLQSAAPFTVALAALFLRERLDGVRIAGLVVAVGGMVIVALGQGASSAGVIPMLLGLLAGLSWAIGNIATRKAGAADPMRLMLWMCVVPVLPFFGVSWFVEGPQAWSTLGTAVTTVDGGLALAGLTYVVLAGTIAGTGIYASLLSRHPAGTVAPLSLMVPVVGFTVAWITLGERPTPSSLIGGVIVVVGALAAQGGRGSVTSGTLLRRHNALPPVEHSPTWEPVQESPHVDGSRYAPPEPPRGRPRRPDAVRAR; from the coding sequence ATGGCCTTTCGGGATCGCATGCTCGCTCTCACCGTGGTGGTGTTGTGGGGATGCAACTTCCTCGCGATCAGGGTGGGCCTCGACCACTTCCCCCCGTTCTTCTTCGCCGGCCTGCGCTTCGCGGTCATCGCCGTCCCCGTACTGATGTTCGTCCCGCGACCCGCAGTGCCGCTGCGCTGGCTTCTGCTCTACGGCCTCGGATTCGGTTTCGCCCAGTTCGCCTTCCTTTTCTGGGCCATGGATGCCGGTCTGCCCACCGGCCTGGCCTCGCTCGTCCTGCAGTCCGCAGCGCCCTTCACCGTTGCGCTGGCAGCTTTGTTCCTGCGGGAACGTCTCGACGGTGTCCGCATCGCGGGTCTGGTCGTCGCCGTAGGTGGCATGGTGATCGTGGCACTCGGCCAGGGAGCGTCGAGTGCGGGTGTGATCCCGATGCTGCTCGGCCTCCTCGCGGGACTGTCCTGGGCGATCGGCAACATCGCGACCCGCAAGGCGGGCGCCGCCGACCCCATGCGTCTGATGCTGTGGATGTGCGTCGTGCCCGTGCTCCCCTTCTTCGGGGTCTCCTGGTTCGTCGAGGGCCCGCAGGCCTGGTCCACTCTCGGTACCGCCGTCACCACCGTGGACGGTGGCCTGGCGCTGGCCGGACTCACCTACGTCGTGCTGGCGGGCACGATCGCCGGTACCGGGATCTACGCCTCACTGCTGTCGCGCCATCCCGCCGGGACCGTGGCGCCGCTCTCCCTCATGGTGCCGGTCGTCGGGTTCACCGTCGCATGGATCACGCTCGGTGAGCGGCCGACGCCGTCGTCCCTGATCGGCGGGGTGATCGTCGTAGTCGGAGCCCTCGCGGCCCAGGGCGGGCGCGGCAGTGTGACGAGCGGGACGCTCCTCCGGCGGCACAACGCTCTCCCGCCTGTGGAACACTCGCCGACGTGGGAACCAGTACAGGAATCACCGCACGTGGACGGCTCGCGCTACGCGCCGCCCGAGCCGCCGCGTGGGCGTCCCAGAAGGCCGGACGCGGTAAGGGCTCGATGA